A single window of Candidatus Obscuribacter sp. DNA harbors:
- a CDS encoding BtpA/SgcQ family protein has protein sequence MLNELFGTEKPVIGVVHLLPLPGSPRFGGDLESVLLRAEQEAAALASGGAHGIIIENFFDAPFAKNRVDTATACAMSIAVKCIASVCDLPIGVNVLRNDGLSALAIAATAGAQFIRVNVLSGAMVTDQGLIEGEAHDLHMYRRTLAAQSSVRILADVMVKHASPLGQDSDIGRAAVDTVKRGLADGIIVSGTSTGSAPNWDDLKAVRDALPDTPILIGSGASIDNCSALLKCADGLIVASSLKRQGILENPIDVDRVRSLVKAVQG, from the coding sequence ATGCTCAATGAACTTTTTGGCACCGAAAAACCTGTTATCGGCGTGGTGCACCTTTTGCCACTGCCAGGCTCTCCTCGCTTTGGTGGCGATCTCGAAAGCGTCCTTTTGAGAGCCGAACAAGAAGCCGCCGCCCTGGCTAGTGGTGGCGCCCACGGTATCATCATCGAAAATTTCTTCGATGCTCCTTTTGCCAAAAACAGAGTAGACACAGCTACCGCTTGCGCCATGTCAATTGCAGTCAAATGTATCGCCAGCGTTTGCGATTTGCCCATAGGGGTCAATGTCCTGCGCAATGATGGTCTCAGTGCCCTGGCCATTGCCGCCACAGCTGGTGCCCAATTTATCCGGGTCAATGTCCTGAGTGGAGCGATGGTCACCGACCAGGGCTTAATTGAGGGTGAGGCTCATGACCTCCATATGTATCGCCGCACACTGGCAGCGCAAAGCTCAGTCCGTATTCTCGCCGACGTCATGGTCAAACACGCCAGCCCACTGGGTCAAGACAGCGATATCGGTAGAGCCGCTGTCGACACCGTTAAGCGCGGTCTAGCTGATGGTATCATCGTCAGTGGCACAAGCACGGGCTCTGCACCCAACTGGGACGACCTCAAAGCAGTAAGAGACGCACTACCAGACACACCTATTTTGATAGGCAGTGGTGCTTCGATAGATAATTGCTCAGCCTTACTTAAATGCGCTGATGGTCTGATTGTGGCCAGCTCACTCAAGCGTCAGGGCATCCTCGAAAACCCCATTGACGTGGACCGCGTGCGCAGCCTGGTCAAAGCCGTCCAGGGCTAA
- a CDS encoding proline--tRNA ligase: MAADAKALTDVKDAHLEIEGEEEDGGSQDKSRWYTDTVLNAELADYAPVKGCMVIRPYGYALWEHIKDALDAMIKETGHSNAYFPLLIPESFLKKEAQHVEGFAPELAVVTHGGNKKLEEPLVVRPTSETIINYMFAKWVQSWRDLPLLINQWANVVRWEMRTRLFLRTAEFLWQEGHTAHATEDEAEQEARTMLEVYRKLAEDWLALPVLTGEKTERERFAGAVRTYCIEAMMRDGKALQAGTSHFLGQNFAKAFDIKFQSQAGQLEYAWQTSWGVSTRLVGAVVLGHGDEKGLILPPKVAPIQVVIVPIYKSDAEKETVLSSAADLFKSLKAAGVRVHMDDRDNHTPGFKYNHWELRGVPVRIAIGPKDVAKNVVEIARRDNLEKMRDVPRDGIVETINNLLVTVQKAIFDRALAFRTENSVKVKTYDELKKTLNERNCFIETHFDGTSEDEGKIKDECKATIRCMPFNMEPVEGECMYTGRKTTRRVIFARSY; this comes from the coding sequence ATGGCAGCTGACGCAAAGGCCTTGACCGATGTCAAGGACGCGCATTTAGAGATTGAAGGCGAAGAAGAGGATGGCGGTAGCCAGGACAAATCGCGCTGGTATACCGACACTGTACTCAATGCTGAACTAGCCGATTACGCGCCAGTCAAAGGCTGCATGGTAATTCGACCTTATGGCTATGCGCTCTGGGAGCACATCAAAGATGCCCTCGATGCCATGATCAAAGAGACAGGACATTCAAACGCCTATTTCCCGCTGCTCATTCCAGAATCTTTTCTCAAAAAAGAAGCACAGCACGTTGAAGGTTTTGCTCCAGAACTAGCTGTAGTCACTCATGGCGGCAACAAAAAGCTAGAAGAACCGCTGGTGGTCAGACCTACATCCGAGACCATCATCAATTACATGTTTGCCAAATGGGTGCAATCCTGGCGCGACCTGCCTCTGCTAATCAACCAGTGGGCCAATGTCGTGCGCTGGGAAATGCGTACAAGACTGTTTTTGCGCACTGCAGAATTCCTCTGGCAAGAAGGCCATACCGCCCATGCCACTGAAGACGAAGCAGAGCAAGAAGCACGCACCATGCTTGAGGTTTATCGCAAGCTTGCCGAAGATTGGCTTGCTCTGCCAGTTTTGACTGGAGAAAAAACTGAGCGTGAAAGGTTTGCTGGCGCTGTCCGCACCTATTGTATTGAAGCAATGATGCGCGACGGTAAAGCACTGCAAGCAGGTACATCACACTTTCTCGGTCAAAACTTCGCCAAAGCTTTTGATATCAAATTCCAGAGTCAGGCTGGTCAGCTGGAATACGCCTGGCAAACTAGCTGGGGTGTATCAACTCGTCTGGTCGGTGCTGTGGTTTTGGGACACGGAGACGAAAAAGGCTTGATTTTGCCACCCAAAGTCGCTCCTATTCAAGTCGTCATTGTACCGATCTACAAAAGCGATGCCGAAAAAGAAACAGTACTAAGCTCTGCAGCTGATTTGTTTAAGTCACTCAAAGCAGCTGGTGTGCGCGTGCACATGGACGACCGCGACAATCACACTCCTGGCTTTAAGTACAATCACTGGGAGTTGCGCGGTGTGCCAGTACGCATCGCTATCGGACCAAAAGACGTAGCCAAAAACGTTGTCGAAATTGCGCGCCGCGATAACCTCGAAAAAATGCGCGATGTGCCTCGCGACGGCATTGTAGAGACGATCAATAATTTGCTGGTCACTGTACAAAAAGCGATTTTTGATCGCGCCCTGGCTTTTCGTACCGAGAACAGTGTCAAAGTCAAAACCTACGACGAACTCAAAAAGACTCTCAATGAGCGTAACTGCTTTATCGAGACTCACTTTGACGGTACTAGCGAAGACGAAGGCAAAATCAAAGACGAATGCAAAGCCACTATTCGCTGCATGCCCTTTAACATGGAGCCGGTAGAAGGCGAGTGCATGTACACAGGCCGCAAGACCACAAGACGCGTTATTTTTGCTCGTTCCTACTAA
- a CDS encoding DUF4388 domain-containing protein: MQLSGELSKVSFVNLLQLVRSGGLAGKLTLSQGARLASITIDDGLPVNAEMEGLTGKDALYELFLWQSGTFSFSEGPVAGLTRSIAFNHTDETFERFLREGIAYLEVKQQLDSLEVGPDTILKCVDDGPNFAQTLMQNPGLEKIDGVRTLEDALAPLNLNRREFTFIVADWFTNNLVRIAKPDYGLTPNHVELPDWVIARLQQDNPDVSKAIVDMVIWVDRVKCWMYQADTDLERILIAAGARVAPKQAGNNLPGSAGPASSNSGGGEFNAPKAPPG, translated from the coding sequence ATGCAGCTATCCGGCGAGCTGTCCAAAGTCAGTTTTGTTAACCTATTGCAGCTTGTCAGGAGTGGTGGGCTGGCTGGCAAGCTTACCCTATCGCAAGGGGCTCGTCTGGCCAGCATCACAATTGATGATGGTTTGCCTGTTAATGCCGAAATGGAAGGGCTGACCGGTAAAGACGCTCTGTATGAGTTGTTTCTCTGGCAAAGCGGTACTTTTTCTTTTTCGGAAGGTCCGGTAGCTGGGCTTACTCGCTCCATAGCCTTTAATCACACTGATGAGACTTTTGAACGTTTTTTGCGTGAAGGCATAGCCTATCTCGAAGTCAAACAACAATTGGACAGTCTGGAAGTAGGTCCCGATACTATTCTCAAATGTGTTGATGATGGTCCTAACTTTGCTCAGACGCTGATGCAAAATCCAGGACTGGAAAAAATCGATGGTGTGCGCACACTGGAAGACGCACTGGCTCCGCTCAATCTAAATCGACGCGAGTTTACTTTTATTGTGGCTGACTGGTTTACCAATAATCTGGTGCGCATTGCCAAGCCGGATTATGGACTGACACCTAATCATGTGGAGTTACCTGATTGGGTGATAGCCCGGCTGCAACAGGATAATCCCGATGTATCAAAAGCAATTGTCGATATGGTTATCTGGGTAGATCGAGTCAAATGCTGGATGTACCAAGCTGATACAGATCTGGAGCGCATATTGATAGCTGCTGGTGCTAGAGTGGCGCCAAAACAGGCAGGCAACAATTTGCCAGGGTCAGCCGGTCCAGCTAGTTCGAATAGCGGCGGCGGCGAGTTTAACGCCCCAAAAGCGCCACCCGGCTAA
- a CDS encoding AAA family ATPase has product MANPMANQTPQTKTGKSASNPDFSIGSSLTVIFEANPAKPGTVKANAASGVKTRKIILVDAAAQAASRLPMPQPGESWVCKVERVTNPGSDTHGAILVRPVTRETSFVFQDVYVPTDVAKLMTVVLQNRAKNLFLEGDQGIGKSTIAGAVAKTLSWEFRKISGGLIKKFNTMLGRLIPTVGPGGTMQMVWVDSKLVSVLREAQLPQNKSKTFLLMLDEFTRIDEDARDTLLDVIEGHNRTLQLPNGEEIPIPTNLHFMAAGNAGQGFTVRQEDAAAKDRWVIVKLRHMPHEIELKHCLRKFPDCPAREMDIAIGIVNQVRAARLDPKRMLSKSPSTRGTENIAMFLASGVELRVALENAVVNQYGGRADDINTEAGKVAKLIDECLKNKASSK; this is encoded by the coding sequence ATGGCCAATCCAATGGCAAACCAAACGCCTCAAACCAAAACCGGCAAAAGCGCAAGCAATCCGGATTTTTCTATCGGCAGCTCACTCACTGTAATCTTTGAAGCCAACCCGGCCAAACCAGGTACAGTCAAAGCCAATGCCGCCAGTGGTGTCAAAACCCGCAAAATCATTCTGGTCGATGCCGCTGCTCAAGCTGCCTCCCGGCTCCCCATGCCTCAACCAGGCGAGAGCTGGGTCTGCAAAGTAGAGCGTGTCACCAACCCAGGCTCGGACACACATGGAGCAATCCTGGTGCGCCCGGTGACCAGGGAGACTTCATTTGTCTTCCAGGATGTCTATGTGCCAACCGACGTAGCCAAACTGATGACAGTGGTGCTGCAAAACCGGGCAAAAAATCTCTTTTTGGAAGGCGATCAGGGTATCGGCAAATCCACCATCGCTGGTGCGGTAGCCAAAACCCTCTCCTGGGAATTTCGCAAAATCTCAGGTGGTCTGATCAAGAAGTTTAATACCATGCTCGGTCGCCTCATCCCCACAGTGGGACCGGGCGGCACGATGCAGATGGTCTGGGTGGACTCCAAGCTCGTCAGCGTTTTGCGCGAGGCCCAGCTACCGCAAAACAAAAGCAAAACATTTTTGCTCATGCTCGATGAGTTTACTCGTATCGACGAGGATGCTCGCGACACGCTGCTCGACGTCATCGAAGGGCATAACCGCACTTTGCAATTGCCTAACGGCGAAGAAATCCCCATCCCCACCAACCTGCACTTCATGGCGGCAGGCAACGCGGGGCAGGGCTTTACTGTGCGCCAGGAAGATGCTGCTGCCAAAGACCGCTGGGTCATTGTCAAACTGCGTCACATGCCGCACGAAATCGAACTCAAGCATTGCCTGCGCAAGTTTCCTGATTGTCCAGCACGCGAGATGGACATTGCCATCGGCATTGTCAATCAAGTCCGGGCAGCCAGGCTCGACCCCAAGCGCATGCTCTCCAAGAGCCCCTCGACCCGTGGCACCGAAAACATCGCCATGTTTTTGGCCAGCGGTGTCGAACTCCGCGTCGCCCTCGAAAACGCAGTCGTCAACCAGTATGGCGGTCGTGCTGATGATATCAACACGGAAGCCGGCAAGGTGGCGAAGCTGATCGATGAGTGCCTCAAGAATAAGGCCAGCAGCAAATAG